The following proteins come from a genomic window of Trifolium pratense cultivar HEN17-A07 linkage group LG4, ARS_RC_1.1, whole genome shotgun sequence:
- the LOC123882409 gene encoding UPF0548 protein At2g17695 isoform X2 gives MVFFTWVRPTTQDQNTCINKSGTFNYDDKYKGATAKSLSSLKEDKGFSKDGFLLNNARVLMGTGVDTFEKGKSALRSWRHFGMNWAFVDPKTPIKQGAKFCICVKEFLPWLMMPLQVVYVNETRATKKSGASFGFGSGTLQGHLLAGEERFSIEIDENNQVWYEILSFSKPAHILSFVGYPYVMLRQKYFAHESAKVMLKHINSSKS, from the exons ATGGTTTTCTTCACCTGGGTTCGCCCCACTACCCAAGATCAAAATACTTGCATAAACAA gTCAGGTACTTTCAATTATGATGATAAGTATAAAGGAGCTACTGCTAAATCCTTGTCTTCCCTTAAAGAAGATAAAGGGTTCTCTAAAGATGGTTTTTTACTCAATAACGCGCGAGTTCTTATGGGTACTGGTGTTGATACTTTCGAAAAGGGCAAGAGTGCTCTAAGAAGTTGGAG ACATTTTGGAATGAATTGGGCATTTGTTGATCCCAAAACACCAATCAAACAAGGAGCAAAGTTTTGTATTTGTGTCAAGGAGTTCCTTCCCTGGCTTATGATGCCACTTCAGGTTGTGTATGTAAATGAAACTAGAGCTACCAAAAAAAGTGGGGCCTCCTTTGGTTTTGGAAGTGGAACTCTTCAGGGTCACTTACTG GCAGGAGAAGAACGCTTTTCAATTGAGATTGATGAGAACAATCAAGTTTGGTATGAAATACTTTCTTTCTCAAAGCCTGCCCACATTTTATCATTTGTTGGCTACCCATATGTGATGCTTAGGCAAAAATACTTTGCTCACGAATCTGCCAAGGTAATGCTGAAACACATTAATTCATCAAAATCCTAA
- the LOC123882407 gene encoding protein IQ-DOMAIN 20, with amino-acid sequence MGVSKKWLRIVTTKFLRSSKSNKDITLPPRTIVCINQTQQAIHRNESTITTSKEDFISLPSSTINSSSITLFTKEDFAAIKIQAYFRGHLARRAHRALKSLVKLQALVRGVCVRRQSRIAMQCMHALVRLQVKVRARQLLGTFDHTQY; translated from the exons ATGGGTGTATCCAAAAAATGGTTAAGAATCGTTACAACAAAGTTCCTAAGATCATCCAAGTCCAACAAAGACATAACTCTCCCTCCTCGTACAATTGTTTGCATAAATCAAACCCAACAAGCCATACATAGAAATGAATCAACCATTACCACCTCCAAAGAAGATTTTATCAGTTTGCCATCATCAACTATTAATTCTTCATCAATCACATTATTCACTAAGGAAGACTTTGCAGCAATCAAGATTCAAGCTTATTTTAGGGGTCATCTT GCAAGAAGAGCGCATAGAGCATTGAAAAGCCTAGTGAAATTGCAAGCATTGGTTCGTGGGGTGTGTGTGAGGAGACAATCGCGTATAGCGATGCAATGTATGCACGCGCTTGTTCGATTACAAGTCAAGGTTCGTGCCAGACAGTTACTTGGTACCTTTGATCACACGCAATACTAA
- the LOC123882409 gene encoding UPF0548 protein At2g17695 isoform X3, translating to MVFFTWVRPTTQDQNTCINKSGTFNYDDKYKGATAKSLSSLKEDKGFSKDGFLLNNARVLMGTGVDTFEKGKSALRSWRHFGMNWAFVDPKTPIKQGAKFCICVKEFLPWLMMPLQVVYVNETRATKKSGASFGFGSGTLQGHLLAGEERFSIEIDENNQVWYEILSFSKPAHILSFVGYPYVMLRQKYFAHESAKMLLGEYHSGG from the exons ATGGTTTTCTTCACCTGGGTTCGCCCCACTACCCAAGATCAAAATACTTGCATAAACAA gTCAGGTACTTTCAATTATGATGATAAGTATAAAGGAGCTACTGCTAAATCCTTGTCTTCCCTTAAAGAAGATAAAGGGTTCTCTAAAGATGGTTTTTTACTCAATAACGCGCGAGTTCTTATGGGTACTGGTGTTGATACTTTCGAAAAGGGCAAGAGTGCTCTAAGAAGTTGGAG ACATTTTGGAATGAATTGGGCATTTGTTGATCCCAAAACACCAATCAAACAAGGAGCAAAGTTTTGTATTTGTGTCAAGGAGTTCCTTCCCTGGCTTATGATGCCACTTCAGGTTGTGTATGTAAATGAAACTAGAGCTACCAAAAAAAGTGGGGCCTCCTTTGGTTTTGGAAGTGGAACTCTTCAGGGTCACTTACTG GCAGGAGAAGAACGCTTTTCAATTGAGATTGATGAGAACAATCAAGTTTGGTATGAAATACTTTCTTTCTCAAAGCCTGCCCACATTTTATCATTTGTTGGCTACCCATATGTGATGCTTAGGCAAAAATACTTTGCTCACGAATCTGCCAAG ATGTTACTTGGGGAATATCATTCAGGTGGATGA
- the LOC123882409 gene encoding UPF0548 protein At2g17695 isoform X4, with translation MVFFTWVRPTTQDQNTCINKSGTFNYDDKYKGATAKSLSSLKEDKGFSKDGFLLNNARVLMGTGVDTFEKGKSALRSWRHFGMNWAFVDPKTPIKQGAKFCICVKEFLPWLMMPLQVVYVNETRATKKSGASFGFGSGTLQGHLLAGEERFSIEIDENNQVWYEILSFSKPAHILSFVGYPYVMLRQKYFAHESAKVESFFFM, from the exons ATGGTTTTCTTCACCTGGGTTCGCCCCACTACCCAAGATCAAAATACTTGCATAAACAA gTCAGGTACTTTCAATTATGATGATAAGTATAAAGGAGCTACTGCTAAATCCTTGTCTTCCCTTAAAGAAGATAAAGGGTTCTCTAAAGATGGTTTTTTACTCAATAACGCGCGAGTTCTTATGGGTACTGGTGTTGATACTTTCGAAAAGGGCAAGAGTGCTCTAAGAAGTTGGAG ACATTTTGGAATGAATTGGGCATTTGTTGATCCCAAAACACCAATCAAACAAGGAGCAAAGTTTTGTATTTGTGTCAAGGAGTTCCTTCCCTGGCTTATGATGCCACTTCAGGTTGTGTATGTAAATGAAACTAGAGCTACCAAAAAAAGTGGGGCCTCCTTTGGTTTTGGAAGTGGAACTCTTCAGGGTCACTTACTG GCAGGAGAAGAACGCTTTTCAATTGAGATTGATGAGAACAATCAAGTTTGGTATGAAATACTTTCTTTCTCAAAGCCTGCCCACATTTTATCATTTGTTGGCTACCCATATGTGATGCTTAGGCAAAAATACTTTGCTCACGAATCTGCCAAG GTAGAGTCATTCTTCTTCATGTAG
- the LOC123882410 gene encoding F-box protein At4g35733-like, whose translation MISLFNKVNTSLSSGSSSSMNEKVDWSELPRELWHKIGKYLDNHIDVLRFRSVCESFRSSIPPSLPNSPSFPLQIPHPIYISLNNYLNQSTIYLIQPTDASSNSNLEPSHSSKGWLIKVQASKNQPLSLLSPISDRKLSYPLSSNNSSVILWNLMDYRVIELCKSYTIGKTTRFSSSVIKVVIYPNFPLTSVEDCVSCCIFQEGKLGLMKHGDKKWKLVDDKNFYYDDVIVFKGQFYVTDKWGTISWIDVCSLKLIQFSPHLCGFGNKKHLVESCGSLYVVDRYYESSEDMRRNYAGRHRHNRDAVVECFKVYKFDEECGKWVDVKNLRDRAFILSNSCNFSVLAKELIGYQWNCIYFRDAFDVRMYNLDDHSVTTVDFNPCIDKTLWSHSPWMRC comes from the coding sequence ATGATATCTCTCTTCAACAAAGTCAACACATCTTTGAGCTCTGGTTCCTCTTCATCCATGAATGAGAAAGTAGATTGGTCTGAACTCCCTAGAGAGCTATGGCACAAGATAGGAAAATATCTTGATAATCATATAGATGTTCTTAGATTTCGCAGTGTTTGTGAATCATTTCGATCGTCCATCCCTCCCTCTCTTCCAAATTCTCCTTCTTTTCCTTTGCAAATACCTCACCCTATCTACATCTCCCTGAACAACTACCTCAACCAATCAACCATTTATCTTATTCAACCAACTGATGCAAGTTCCAACTCCAATTTAgaaccttctcattcttccaAAGGTTGGTTGATTAAGGTACAAGCATCAAAGAATCAACCTTTGAGTTTGTTGAGTCCTATCTCCGACCGAAAATTATCATACCCTCTTAGTAGTAACAACAGTTCTGTCATTCTATGGAACTTGATGGATTATAGGGTCATTGAGCTATGCAAATCATATACAATCGGAAAGACTACACGGTTCTCTAGTTCTGTAATCAAAGTTGTGATCTATCCTAACTTTCCTCTGACTAGTGTTGAGGATTGTGTTTCTTGTTGTATCTTTCAAGAGGGTAAATTAGGACTCATGAAACATGGTGATAAAAAATGGAAACTTGTGGATGACAAGAATTTCTACTATGATGATGTTATTGTGTTCAAGGGTCAGTTCTATGTGACTGATAAATGGGGAACTATTTCATGGATTGATGTTTGTTCTTTGAAGTTAATACAATTTTCGCCTCATTTGTGCGGTTTTGGAAACAAGAAACATTTGGTGGAATCTTGTGGGAGTCTTTATGTTGTTGATAGATACTATGAAAGTAGTGAAGACATGAGAAGGAATTATGCTGGAAGACACCGCCACAATCGAGACGCTGTTGTGGAGTGTTTCAAAGTTTATAAGTTTGATGAAGAATGCGGAAAATGGGTTGATGTTAAAAACTTGAGAGATAGAGCTTTCATTTTGAGCAATAGTTGCAATTTCTCTGTGTTAGCTAAAGAACTTATTGGATATCAATGGAATTGCATCTACTTTAGGGATGCTTTTGATGTGAGAATGTATAATTTGGATGATCATAGTGTCACTACTGTTGATTTTAATCCTTGCATTGACAAGACTCTGTGGTCTCATTCACCTTGGATGAGATGTTAG
- the LOC123882408 gene encoding putative F-box protein At1g65770, producing the protein MDEKVDWSQLPIELWPKIGKSLDNHIDVLRFRSVCESFRSSIPHCLPNSPSFPLQLTHPINNRVIPTFLNLATIYLIKPTHESSSTNLSSSSSSKGWLIKVEESNNHPLRSLLGPISDRKLSYPLSNNASLMLLNLLNYRVIELCKSYSCRGRRTRWFSCKVRKVVFYPNSPWINVKDCVAFCIFQKGRIGFIKHGAKNWKLVDHKNCNYDDVIVFKGQFYVTDKCGTISRFDVCSLKLIQFSPPLCGFGNKKDLVESCGSLYVVDRYYESSDEGSDESSEDFGRDEVVECFKVYKLDEECGKWVDVKNLRDRTFILSNTCNFSVSAEELIGYQGNCIYFKDTFDVRMYNLEDHRIVTVDFHPSIDKSLWSNAPCVRR; encoded by the coding sequence ATGGATGAGAAAGTAGATTGGTCTCAACTCCCTATAGAACTATGGCCCAAGATAGGAAAATCTCTTGATAATCACATAGATGTTCTTAGATTTCGCAGTGTTTGTGAATCATTTCGTTCTTCCATTCCTCACTGTCTTCCAAATTCTCCTTCTTTTCCTTTACAACTAACTCATCCCATCAACAACAGAGTAATCCCCACTTTCCTCAATTTAGCTACCATTTACCTTATTAAACCAACTCATGAAAGTTCCAGCACAaatttatcttcttcttcttcttccaaagGTTGGTTGATTAAAGTTGAAGAATCAAACAATCATCCTTTGAGGAGTTTGTTGGGTCCTATCTCCGACCGAAAATTATCATATCCTCTTAGTAATAATGCTTCTCTAATGCTATTGAACTTGTTGAATTATAGGGTCATTGAGCTATGCAAATCATATTCATGTAGAGGTCGAAGAACTAGATGGTTTTCATGTAAGGTGAGAAAAGTTGTGTTCTATCCTAACTCTCCTTGGATCAATGTCAAGGATTGTGTAGCTTTTTGTATCTTTCAAAAAGGTAGAATAGGATTCATTAAACATGGTGCTAAAAATTGGAAACTTGTGGATCACAAGAATTGCAACTATGATGATGTTATTGTGTTTAAGGGTCAGTTTTATGTTACTGATAAATGCGGAACTATTTCACGGTTTGATGTTTGTTCTTTGAAGTTGATACAATTTTCGCCTCCTTTGTGTGGTTTTGGAAACAAGAAAGATTTGGTGGAATCTTGTGGTAGTCTTTATGTCGTTGATAGATATTACGAAAGCAGTGACGAAGGCAGTGACGAAAGCAGTGAAGACTTTGGTCGAGATGAGGTTGTGGAATGTTTCAAAGTTTATAAGTTGGATGAAGAATGTGGAAAATGGGTTGATGTGAAAAACTTGAGAGATAGAACTTTCATTTTGAGCAATACTTGTAACTTTTCTGTTTCTGCTGAAGAATTGATTGGATATCAAGGGAATTGTATCTACTTTAAGGATACTTTTGATGTTCGTATGTATAATTTGGAAGATCATAGAATTGTTACGGTTGATTTTCATCCTAGTATTGACAAGTCTTTGTGGTCTAATGCTCCTTGTGTGAGAAGGTGA
- the LOC123882409 gene encoding UPF0548 protein At2g17695 isoform X1 — MVFFTWVRPTTQDQNTCINKSGTFNYDDKYKGATAKSLSSLKEDKGFSKDGFLLNNARVLMGTGVDTFEKGKSALRSWRHFGMNWAFVDPKTPIKQGAKFCICVKEFLPWLMMPLQVVYVNETRATKKSGASFGFGSGTLQGHLLAGEERFSIEIDENNQVWYEILSFSKPAHILSFVGYPYVMLRQKYFAHESAKGKKRENKQQTNYLKNKVPQASASRRRLIPLGGIAIGE; from the exons ATGGTTTTCTTCACCTGGGTTCGCCCCACTACCCAAGATCAAAATACTTGCATAAACAA gTCAGGTACTTTCAATTATGATGATAAGTATAAAGGAGCTACTGCTAAATCCTTGTCTTCCCTTAAAGAAGATAAAGGGTTCTCTAAAGATGGTTTTTTACTCAATAACGCGCGAGTTCTTATGGGTACTGGTGTTGATACTTTCGAAAAGGGCAAGAGTGCTCTAAGAAGTTGGAG ACATTTTGGAATGAATTGGGCATTTGTTGATCCCAAAACACCAATCAAACAAGGAGCAAAGTTTTGTATTTGTGTCAAGGAGTTCCTTCCCTGGCTTATGATGCCACTTCAGGTTGTGTATGTAAATGAAACTAGAGCTACCAAAAAAAGTGGGGCCTCCTTTGGTTTTGGAAGTGGAACTCTTCAGGGTCACTTACTG GCAGGAGAAGAACGCTTTTCAATTGAGATTGATGAGAACAATCAAGTTTGGTATGAAATACTTTCTTTCTCAAAGCCTGCCCACATTTTATCATTTGTTGGCTACCCATATGTGATGCTTAGGCAAAAATACTTTGCTCACGAATCTGCCAAG ggaaagaaaagggaaaacaaacaacaaacaaattatctaaaaaataaagtcCCACAAGCATCAGCTAGCAGGAGGAGACTCATTCCATTAGGTGGAATAGCTATAGGAGAATAA